One window from the genome of Leptospira broomii serovar Hurstbridge str. 5399 encodes:
- a CDS encoding glycosyltransferase 87 family protein, giving the protein MLRLFLVFLPPILSEDVYRFLWDGFLDIHLLSPYASLPQELKVSHLSSAESALGAELVERMNSSRFYSVYPPILQLFFSASAWSMKEFQSIWVGVVVWKGILFCFELGALRLFFILRKEGENTNFLKYWLHPLVVLEGAGSGHPEPILIFFLLFAILAWKRNKGIEAGLAYIAAVFTKVIPLLLLPLILLRIRKDEKHSERMIFVLILLIPVLLISAWGMHSISLTETIQKQWKNGIGVYFKLFEYHGGLYYLWKYILSFSWYPYAAGLHLAVLGSAAILAYSFHRSRQSADPEFIAKTWVSLLGIYYLFSTTVHPWYILPLLAGAVFTKEIWPQVASAVWILSYSTYRQTPYADDPIFMILEYAPVLIVFFWEKRKLIDLKKVRI; this is encoded by the coding sequence TTGCTCAGATTATTTTTGGTATTTCTTCCGCCGATCCTATCCGAAGACGTATACCGTTTTTTATGGGATGGATTTTTAGATATCCATCTACTGTCTCCCTACGCAAGCTTGCCGCAGGAATTGAAAGTTTCGCATTTATCCTCCGCCGAATCGGCACTCGGGGCGGAACTAGTAGAACGAATGAATTCCTCCCGATTTTATTCGGTTTATCCTCCTATCCTTCAGCTATTCTTTTCGGCTTCCGCTTGGAGTATGAAGGAGTTCCAATCGATATGGGTCGGAGTCGTCGTCTGGAAGGGAATACTGTTTTGTTTTGAGTTGGGGGCGCTTCGCCTCTTTTTCATCCTCCGAAAGGAGGGAGAAAATACGAATTTTCTAAAATATTGGCTGCACCCTTTAGTGGTATTGGAAGGCGCTGGCAGCGGTCATCCGGAACCTATACTGATATTCTTCCTCCTTTTTGCAATATTGGCCTGGAAAAGAAATAAGGGGATCGAAGCCGGCCTAGCTTACATTGCCGCAGTCTTTACCAAAGTGATTCCCTTACTTTTGTTACCGTTGATTCTACTACGAATCCGGAAGGATGAGAAACATTCGGAACGAATGATTTTCGTATTAATCTTACTGATTCCCGTTTTACTTATATCCGCCTGGGGAATGCATTCGATAAGTCTGACTGAAACAATCCAAAAACAATGGAAGAACGGAATCGGAGTCTATTTTAAACTCTTTGAATATCATGGAGGTTTATATTATCTTTGGAAATATATCTTAAGTTTTTCCTGGTATCCGTACGCCGCCGGCCTACATCTTGCAGTTCTTGGTTCGGCTGCAATCCTTGCATATTCCTTTCACCGATCTAGGCAGTCTGCCGATCCGGAATTTATTGCGAAGACATGGGTTTCTCTTCTTGGAATTTATTATCTGTTTTCCACTACGGTTCACCCTTGGTACATCCTTCCTTTGCTAGCGGGCGCTGTTTTTACAAAGGAAATTTGGCCCCAGGTCGCCTCGGCAGTTTGGATTCTGTCCTATTCGACCTATAGACAAACTCCGTATGCTGACGACCCTATTTTTATGATTTTAGAATATGCTCCGGTCCTTATCGTATTCTTCTGGGAAAAACGGAAACTCATTGACCTTAAAAAGGTTAGGATATAA
- the kdpB gene encoding potassium-transporting ATPase subunit KdpB → MTTKKNTSFFGDSALLFRAIGDSFIKLDPRTQWKNPVMFMVYLGAILTTSELFISSNERGFAIQISIWLWATVLFANFAEALAEGRGKARAESLRKTRRETQARRLVGNVESRVPASTLRTGDRVICEAGETIPGDGEVVEGIASVDESAITGESAPVIRESGGDRSAVTAGTKVLSDRIVIEITTDPGKTFIDKMIALVEGAARQKTPNEIALSILLAALSLVFLLAVATIVPIVQYSVREGGGEAGLSNSLPALVGFLVCLIPTTIGGLLSAIGISGMDRLIRRNVIAKSGRAIEAAGDIDVLLLDKTGTITFGNRMATRFLPGPGVGEERLANAAQLASLSDETPEGRSIVVLAKEKFAIRGRNLAELGGDFVPFTAKTKMSGVDFKNSTDGKVRPNIRKGSADAIRNYVIGLGGEFPDEIVRIVEDIAKEGATPLVVSEGREILGVVHLKDVVKGGIRERFARLRTMGIRTVMITGDNPLTAAAIAAEAGVDDFIAEATPESKLKRIREEQASGKLVAMIGDGTNDAPALAQADVGVAMNTGTQTAREAGNMIDLDSNPTKLIEIVEIGKQLLMTRGSLTTFSVANDVSKYFVILPAIFASLYPVAGKGGLGVLNFLGLGSPMSAVLSAVIFNALILVFLVPLALRGVEYRPLGADTVLARNVFIYGFGGIILPFFGIKLIDVVLNYVQGWFV, encoded by the coding sequence ATGACTACTAAAAAGAATACTTCTTTTTTCGGTGACTCGGCCCTACTTTTCAGGGCAATCGGCGATTCGTTTATCAAATTGGATCCAAGAACCCAGTGGAAAAACCCGGTTATGTTCATGGTTTATCTTGGAGCGATCCTAACCACGAGCGAACTTTTCATTTCCTCGAATGAAAGAGGTTTTGCGATTCAAATTTCAATTTGGCTTTGGGCTACCGTTCTATTCGCTAACTTTGCAGAGGCGTTGGCCGAAGGTAGAGGGAAAGCGAGAGCCGAATCTTTACGTAAAACTAGAAGGGAAACGCAGGCTAGACGACTTGTTGGAAACGTTGAGTCTCGTGTCCCCGCCTCGACTCTTAGGACAGGCGATCGAGTTATCTGCGAGGCCGGTGAAACCATTCCGGGTGACGGAGAAGTCGTGGAAGGAATCGCATCGGTTGACGAATCTGCGATCACCGGAGAATCCGCCCCAGTAATACGGGAATCCGGAGGAGATCGATCCGCAGTCACCGCCGGAACTAAGGTACTTAGCGACAGGATCGTCATTGAAATTACGACTGACCCAGGAAAGACGTTCATCGATAAAATGATCGCACTTGTAGAAGGTGCCGCTCGTCAAAAGACTCCGAACGAAATTGCGCTTTCGATTTTGCTCGCTGCTCTTTCTCTGGTATTCTTATTGGCCGTGGCGACCATAGTTCCAATCGTTCAATACAGCGTAAGAGAAGGAGGTGGAGAGGCAGGTTTATCCAACTCTTTACCTGCGTTAGTCGGCTTTCTTGTCTGCTTAATTCCCACTACGATCGGCGGACTTTTATCCGCGATCGGAATCAGCGGTATGGATCGCCTGATTCGAAGAAACGTTATCGCGAAATCGGGTCGAGCTATAGAAGCGGCAGGTGATATCGACGTCCTTCTTCTAGACAAAACCGGAACGATAACCTTCGGAAATAGAATGGCGACTCGATTTCTTCCCGGTCCTGGGGTAGGTGAGGAACGTTTAGCTAATGCGGCGCAGTTGGCTTCTCTTTCGGATGAAACGCCGGAAGGTAGATCTATCGTCGTCTTAGCCAAGGAGAAGTTTGCAATTCGAGGAAGAAACCTCGCCGAGCTGGGAGGGGATTTTGTTCCCTTTACCGCCAAAACAAAGATGAGCGGTGTCGACTTTAAGAATAGTACGGATGGAAAGGTTCGACCCAATATTAGAAAAGGATCCGCCGATGCGATCCGCAATTATGTAATCGGTCTTGGAGGCGAATTCCCGGATGAAATCGTCCGTATCGTAGAAGATATCGCAAAAGAGGGCGCGACTCCTCTCGTCGTATCGGAAGGACGCGAAATTCTAGGGGTAGTTCATTTAAAGGACGTTGTTAAAGGCGGAATTCGAGAACGCTTTGCCCGACTGAGAACCATGGGAATCAGAACGGTCATGATTACTGGAGACAATCCTCTGACTGCCGCCGCAATCGCTGCAGAAGCTGGAGTGGACGATTTTATCGCGGAAGCGACTCCTGAAAGTAAACTGAAACGAATTCGCGAGGAGCAGGCTTCCGGAAAACTAGTCGCGATGATCGGAGACGGAACGAACGACGCTCCTGCGCTGGCTCAGGCGGACGTCGGCGTCGCGATGAATACCGGAACACAAACCGCTAGAGAAGCCGGAAACATGATCGACCTGGACAGTAATCCGACGAAATTGATCGAGATCGTCGAAATCGGGAAGCAACTCCTGATGACGCGAGGATCTCTCACCACTTTCAGCGTCGCAAACGACGTATCCAAATACTTCGTAATCCTGCCGGCCATCTTTGCGAGTCTGTATCCTGTTGCAGGAAAAGGAGGACTTGGCGTTTTGAACTTCTTAGGTTTGGGAAGTCCGATGTCCGCCGTTTTGAGCGCGGTGATCTTCAACGCACTCATACTTGTGTTTTTGGTTCCGCTCGCTTTGCGAGGCGTGGAATATCGTCCGTTAGGTGCCGATACGGTTCTTGCTCGAAACGTTTTCATTTACGGTTTCGGTGGAATTATACTTCCGTTCTTCGGAATTAAACTCATCGACGTAGTGTTGAATTATGTTCAAGGTTGGTTTGTATGA
- a CDS encoding class I SAM-dependent methyltransferase: protein MQTPKIHYDTFLAEKYSWMLGDLEQREREEEERFRNWGISPKTNGLAWDLGAGNGIQSFPLAKLGFNVIAIDFSSDLLLQLEQRNLGLPIKTKPADFTSPSLYVGESPELLLCMGDTLTHLESLEQVQMVISLWSYFLKSGAQVILGYRDLSYGKPGEKTGFPVRAEKDRIFSCMLSFEEKKVLVTDLFHQWDGQQWNFSNSSYYKLILPLDQLSRMLTRSGFSLRKRYDEKGMKILLLFKN from the coding sequence ATGCAAACCCCTAAAATACATTACGACACATTTTTAGCGGAGAAATACTCCTGGATGCTCGGAGATCTTGAACAAAGAGAAAGAGAAGAAGAGGAACGATTTCGCAATTGGGGGATATCGCCGAAAACTAACGGGTTGGCATGGGATCTAGGCGCCGGAAATGGAATTCAATCCTTCCCTCTTGCCAAACTCGGATTCAACGTAATTGCGATTGATTTTAGTTCGGATCTACTTTTGCAGCTCGAACAGAGAAATCTCGGACTCCCCATAAAAACGAAACCTGCCGACTTTACGAGCCCAAGCCTGTATGTCGGGGAGAGTCCGGAACTTCTACTTTGTATGGGAGACACTCTGACTCATCTCGAATCCTTGGAACAGGTACAAATGGTTATTTCTCTTTGGTCTTATTTTTTAAAATCGGGAGCACAGGTTATCTTAGGCTATAGAGATCTTAGCTACGGAAAACCGGGAGAAAAAACGGGTTTTCCTGTTCGTGCCGAAAAAGATCGAATTTTCTCCTGCATGCTTTCCTTTGAGGAAAAGAAAGTGCTGGTGACCGATCTTTTTCATCAATGGGACGGACAACAATGGAATTTCAGCAATAGCTCTTACTATAAATTGATCCTGCCCTTGGATCAATTATCGCGTATGTTGACTCGGTCGGGCTTTTCTCTTCGAAAGCGATATGATGAGAAAGGGATGAAGATCCTCCTTTTATTCAAAAACTAA
- a CDS encoding arsenosugar biosynthesis-associated peroxidase-like protein: MAQENTYYKPEDLKKFGNIGEFEPDLAKKFFDYYGAVFADGALSAKEKSLIALAVAHVVQCPYCIDAYTTDTLEKGVTEEQIWEAIHVGAAIRGGATLVHSVQALNKVKELSI, from the coding sequence ATGGCGCAAGAGAATACCTACTATAAACCTGAAGACTTAAAGAAATTCGGAAACATCGGAGAATTTGAACCCGACCTAGCTAAGAAGTTCTTCGATTATTACGGAGCGGTGTTCGCCGACGGAGCGTTAAGCGCTAAGGAAAAATCCCTGATAGCTCTTGCAGTAGCGCATGTCGTTCAATGTCCATATTGTATTGACGCATACACTACCGATACGCTTGAAAAAGGAGTTACGGAAGAGCAAATTTGGGAAGCGATTCATGTCGGCGCAGCGATTCGAGGCGGAGCTACTTTGGTTCATAGCGTTCAAGCATTAAATAAAGTGAAAGAACTTAGCATCTGA
- the arsS gene encoding arsenosugar biosynthesis radical SAM (seleno)protein ArsS (Some members of this family are selenoproteins.): MKSLLARGSDLASSQEQLKILSEISERRSFPLFHQKLSESGLFPLKPIGTDILQINVGKLCNQTCKHCHVDAGPDRKEVMSKETMRECLDVLASSDISVLDITGGAPEMNPNFRWLVEEAVKLGKKTMVRSNLTILLAGDKYKDLPDFFAKHSVEVVSSLPYFQKRRTDAQRGEGVFDKSIEALQRLNAVGYGRPNSGLILNLVYNPAGAFLPGGQSTLEGDFKKELSTQFGIEFNFLFTITNMPISRYLEYLLESGNLEDYLEKLITSYNPVAASGVMCRNTLSVGWDGSLYDCDFNQMLDLKVEGPVQKISDFNQETLIDRCIRLDQHCFGCTAGSGSSCGGSIT; this comes from the coding sequence ATGAAATCCTTACTAGCAAGAGGAAGCGATCTCGCTTCCTCGCAGGAACAACTCAAAATTCTTTCGGAAATATCAGAACGACGATCTTTTCCCTTATTTCATCAGAAACTTTCCGAGAGCGGTTTATTCCCCTTAAAACCGATCGGAACCGATATTTTACAAATTAACGTCGGAAAACTCTGCAATCAAACTTGTAAGCATTGTCATGTCGACGCGGGGCCTGATCGAAAGGAAGTCATGTCCAAAGAGACTATGCGGGAATGCTTGGATGTACTTGCATCGTCGGATATTTCTGTTTTGGATATCACCGGAGGAGCCCCCGAGATGAATCCGAATTTTCGGTGGTTGGTAGAGGAGGCCGTAAAACTCGGAAAAAAAACGATGGTTCGCTCCAATCTAACCATCCTGCTTGCGGGAGACAAGTATAAGGATCTTCCGGATTTTTTTGCAAAGCACTCCGTAGAAGTTGTTTCGAGTCTTCCTTATTTTCAGAAACGAAGGACGGATGCACAAAGAGGGGAAGGAGTCTTCGACAAATCCATAGAGGCGCTGCAACGACTGAATGCGGTCGGATATGGACGACCAAATTCAGGTTTGATTTTAAATTTGGTGTACAATCCGGCAGGTGCTTTTTTGCCGGGAGGTCAATCCACTCTCGAGGGAGACTTTAAGAAAGAATTAAGTACCCAATTCGGAATCGAATTCAATTTTTTATTTACGATCACCAATATGCCGATCAGTCGATATTTGGAGTATTTATTGGAAAGCGGGAATCTCGAGGACTATCTGGAAAAACTTATCACTTCGTACAATCCAGTTGCCGCCTCCGGAGTAATGTGTAGAAATACTTTGAGCGTAGGCTGGGACGGAAGTCTTTACGATTGCGATTTTAATCAAATGTTGGATCTGAAAGTGGAAGGCCCCGTTCAAAAGATTTCCGACTTCAACCAAGAAACTTTAATTGATCGTTGCATTCGACTCGACCAGCATTGTTTCGGTTGTACTGCGGGTAGCGGTTCTTCCTGCGGCGGTTCCATTACGTGA
- the kdpF gene encoding K(+)-transporting ATPase subunit F codes for MSYPFLIVVVFSLVIYLTYAIVRPERF; via the coding sequence TTGTCCTATCCGTTTTTAATTGTAGTCGTATTCAGTTTAGTCATCTATCTGACATACGCAATCGTTAGGCCAGAAAGGTTTTAG
- a CDS encoding DUF4395 domain-containing protein, with amino-acid sequence MIQIGNFPDTVNEVAARTVACLVVLLATATIWTESVWLAVALTYGFLARVLYGPRFSFFARLAIHVFVPLMGFAAKNVPGPPKRFAQFVGVIFSGTALVLLLFGQIQAFQIVLGILVLFASLESFVGFCAGCFVFGYLMKWGVIPQEVCEKCNNLTFASKN; translated from the coding sequence ATGATTCAAATCGGAAATTTTCCGGATACAGTCAATGAGGTAGCCGCTAGGACGGTTGCCTGCTTAGTCGTGCTGCTTGCCACAGCAACGATTTGGACTGAGTCCGTTTGGTTGGCGGTTGCATTAACCTACGGATTTTTGGCTCGCGTTCTGTATGGACCGAGGTTTTCATTCTTTGCTAGATTGGCGATTCACGTTTTCGTACCTCTTATGGGTTTTGCCGCCAAGAACGTTCCGGGACCTCCGAAACGCTTTGCTCAATTTGTGGGCGTAATCTTTAGCGGGACTGCTTTAGTTCTTTTACTTTTCGGGCAAATCCAAGCCTTTCAGATTGTGCTCGGAATTCTCGTCCTTTTTGCAAGTTTAGAGAGCTTCGTCGGATTCTGCGCAGGTTGTTTCGTTTTCGGCTATTTGATGAAGTGGGGAGTAATTCCACAAGAAGTTTGCGAAAAATGTAACAATCTGACGTTTGCTTCGAAAAATTAA
- the kdpA gene encoding potassium-transporting ATPase subunit KdpA: protein MNGNDSVFYFLYFAVLFLVSPWLGLFIAKVLDGEFPKFLKPVVAFENLIYKVTGVDPGKSTSPKVYALEILGLSILALVLVTLGLRFQEFLPWNPEGKPGLNWDLAWNTSVSFVTNTNWQAYSGEASLSYGSQMLLLGVQNFVSAAVGIAVLAAMARGILGASPVGIGNFFVDLTRSTLYILLPLSILFAIAFVAQGVVMDFSAYVGSTSLEGVDSRIPLGPAASQIAIKQLGTNGGGFFGVNSAHPFENPTPFSNWLESLLILLIPASLPFAFGKWAKSWKAGVSLFIAMLLLFAGSMIVSFWSEIFHSSQGFWPNWEGKEIRFGIAQSVLWEMATTAASNGSVNSMHDSFSPLSGGSAVWNILLGEIVFGGVGVGLAGMLFYVILTVFLAGLMVGRTPEYFGKKIESREVKYALFGALAPGVSILLFTALASSYEFGLSSRANQGPHGLTEILYAFASAAGNNGSAFAGLNANTQFYNFALSFCMLLGRFAVIWPAIGLAGALMSKKKAPAGEGTFSTDGALFVLLLVSVIALVGALTFLPVLVLGPGVEFLLQGTGRTF, encoded by the coding sequence ATGAATGGAAATGATTCGGTTTTTTACTTTCTTTACTTTGCGGTCCTTTTTTTGGTTTCACCGTGGTTAGGTTTATTCATCGCCAAAGTCTTGGATGGAGAATTTCCTAAATTCCTGAAACCGGTTGTCGCTTTCGAGAATCTTATATATAAAGTGACCGGCGTCGATCCTGGCAAATCCACTTCTCCCAAAGTTTATGCTTTGGAAATATTGGGCCTTAGTATCTTGGCTCTTGTGTTAGTGACATTAGGATTAAGATTTCAGGAATTCCTTCCTTGGAATCCCGAGGGGAAGCCCGGCTTGAATTGGGATCTCGCCTGGAATACGAGTGTAAGCTTTGTTACGAATACAAATTGGCAGGCTTATTCCGGTGAAGCGAGCCTTTCTTACGGAAGCCAAATGCTCTTATTAGGAGTTCAAAACTTCGTGAGCGCTGCTGTTGGAATTGCCGTTCTAGCTGCGATGGCAAGGGGTATTTTAGGAGCTTCTCCGGTTGGTATCGGTAATTTCTTCGTAGATTTGACGAGATCCACTCTGTATATTCTTCTTCCTCTTTCGATTCTGTTCGCGATCGCATTCGTTGCACAAGGTGTTGTGATGGATTTCTCGGCGTATGTAGGATCGACTTCGTTAGAAGGAGTTGATTCGCGAATCCCTCTCGGACCCGCCGCATCTCAGATCGCGATCAAGCAATTGGGAACGAACGGAGGTGGTTTTTTCGGAGTGAATTCTGCGCATCCATTCGAGAACCCCACACCGTTTTCCAATTGGTTAGAATCTTTATTGATCCTTTTAATTCCGGCCTCTCTTCCTTTCGCTTTCGGAAAATGGGCTAAATCTTGGAAAGCAGGTGTCTCTCTATTTATAGCGATGCTATTGCTGTTTGCAGGAAGTATGATTGTTTCTTTCTGGTCGGAAATCTTTCATTCATCCCAAGGCTTTTGGCCTAATTGGGAAGGAAAGGAAATCCGTTTCGGGATTGCACAAAGTGTACTTTGGGAAATGGCAACGACTGCTGCTTCCAACGGTTCGGTCAACTCGATGCACGATAGTTTCTCTCCGTTAAGCGGAGGCTCCGCCGTATGGAATATTCTATTAGGAGAAATCGTCTTCGGAGGCGTTGGAGTCGGGCTGGCAGGGATGTTGTTCTACGTGATTTTGACCGTCTTTCTTGCCGGATTGATGGTAGGTAGAACTCCGGAATATTTCGGAAAGAAAATAGAATCGCGAGAGGTAAAATATGCTCTTTTTGGGGCCTTAGCTCCGGGAGTCAGCATCTTGCTATTTACGGCACTTGCTTCCTCGTATGAGTTCGGACTTTCTTCCCGAGCAAACCAAGGGCCGCACGGTTTAACGGAAATATTATATGCTTTCGCTTCCGCCGCAGGTAATAACGGTTCTGCATTCGCGGGATTGAATGCTAATACGCAATTCTATAATTTTGCGTTATCCTTTTGCATGCTTCTCGGAAGATTCGCCGTGATATGGCCGGCAATCGGACTAGCTGGCGCGTTAATGAGTAAGAAAAAAGCTCCGGCAGGAGAAGGCACCTTCTCGACCGACGGTGCGTTATTCGTGCTTTTGCTGGTATCAGTAATTGCTTTAGTGGGAGCCTTAACGTTCCTACCAGTGTTAGTTCTCGGTCCTGGAGTGGAATTTCTGCTGCAAGGAACGGGGAGGACTTTTTAA
- a CDS encoding adenylate/guanylate cyclase domain-containing protein translates to MAPKIFDTFSDTLESEILQSERIRSKILLLVFLTTMTIWISLAIFVREKFNESIGLSFPFEVVIGILFFGNIYELVVLKLLNYWAKRGKPLPLFPRFGNAFVETSLPAAILFILVNGSESPIIVLNSPLSNLFFTFILLSVLRMEFGLSLFTGLVAGIEFLVIGWIYNPTAPFENDFDYAFFYSKIPIIMRSIIFIVSGIIAGLVGIRLRNTLRNSYKLLEERNQIVGMFGQYVSPSVVDRLMSQKAEGISESREVCVMFLDIRNFTKFSEKKSPTEVITYLNTLFEDMIDIVNKNNGIINKFLGDGFMAVFGAPLSDPGKDVQNAVKASLEIIEKVSELNLAQRIPETKIGIGLHSGEAMTGNVGSSQRKEYTIIGDTVNLASRVEQLNKDYGTELLLTDSVYEQIKHYMQAESLPPVKVKGRDEEVLIYRLT, encoded by the coding sequence ATGGCACCCAAAATTTTCGATACCTTCTCGGATACTCTAGAATCGGAAATCCTACAGAGCGAAAGAATCAGAAGTAAAATCTTATTACTGGTTTTTCTTACGACGATGACGATTTGGATATCCCTTGCGATTTTCGTTCGGGAGAAATTCAACGAGAGCATCGGCCTATCCTTCCCGTTCGAGGTCGTGATAGGGATTCTTTTTTTCGGAAATATTTACGAGCTCGTAGTATTAAAGCTGTTGAATTACTGGGCAAAGCGAGGTAAACCCCTCCCGCTCTTTCCCCGCTTCGGAAACGCATTTGTTGAAACTTCTCTTCCGGCGGCGATCCTATTCATATTAGTGAACGGTTCCGAATCGCCGATCATAGTTCTGAATTCGCCTCTTTCCAATCTGTTTTTCACGTTTATCCTTCTCTCCGTCCTCCGAATGGAATTCGGATTATCGTTGTTCACCGGACTCGTCGCGGGAATAGAATTTCTCGTTATAGGCTGGATTTATAATCCGACTGCACCGTTTGAAAACGATTTCGATTACGCTTTCTTCTATTCTAAAATTCCGATCATAATGCGTTCCATAATCTTCATCGTATCCGGAATTATAGCGGGCCTGGTCGGAATTCGACTACGAAACACATTACGGAATTCTTATAAACTTTTGGAAGAAAGAAATCAGATCGTAGGAATGTTCGGGCAATACGTTTCACCGTCGGTGGTGGATCGATTGATGAGCCAAAAAGCGGAAGGGATCTCCGAAAGTCGCGAAGTCTGCGTAATGTTTCTGGATATCAGAAACTTTACGAAATTTTCCGAGAAAAAAAGCCCCACAGAAGTGATTACGTATTTAAATACCCTCTTCGAGGATATGATCGATATCGTGAATAAGAATAATGGAATCATTAATAAGTTTTTAGGTGACGGCTTCATGGCTGTTTTTGGAGCTCCCTTATCCGACCCGGGTAAGGATGTTCAAAACGCGGTGAAAGCTTCTTTGGAAATTATCGAAAAGGTATCCGAGTTGAATCTCGCTCAAAGAATTCCTGAAACGAAAATCGGAATCGGTCTGCATTCCGGCGAAGCAATGACCGGAAATGTCGGCTCCTCCCAACGGAAAGAATACACAATAATCGGAGATACGGTGAATCTCGCCTCCCGAGTAGAACAACTGAATAAAGATTATGGAACTGAACTTCTACTAACCGATTCCGTGTACGAGCAAATAAAACATTATATGCAGGCGGAAAGTTTGCCCCCCGTCAAAGTAAAAGGACGGGACGAAGAGGTGCTGATCTATCGGCTAACGTAA